From a region of the Cyanobacterium sp. T60_A2020_053 genome:
- a CDS encoding 2-isopropylmalate synthase, with the protein MTNQPDRIIIFDTTLRDGEQSPGASLNAEEKLNIARALAKLGVDVIEAGFPHASVGDFEAVNKIAQLVGTENGPIICGLARATKADIKSAGEALQPAFKRRIHTFLATSDIHLQYKLKKTREEVLAIVPEMVAYAKTFTDDVEFSPEDAGRSDPEFLYQVLEVAIRAGATTVNIPDTVGYTTPSEYGALIKGIKENVPNIDQAIISVHGHNDLGLAVANFLEAVKNGARQLECTINGIGERAGNAALEELVMALHVRRQYYNPFLGREVESTAPLTNIDTKQIYKTSRLVSNLTGMMVQPNKAVVGANAFSHESGIHQDGVLKNRLTYEIMDAESIGLTTNQIVLGKLSGRNAFRSRLQELGFDLSENDLNKAFLRFKEVADKKREITDWDLEAIVNDEIQQPPELFRLELVQVSCGDHSAPTATVTLRTPDGKELSDASIGTGPVDAVYKAINRVVNIPNELTEYSVKSVTAGIDAMGEVTIRLKHEGRTYSGYAANTDVIVASARAYISALNRLYATLQSKKETAVI; encoded by the coding sequence ATGACAAACCAGCCCGACCGAATTATTATATTTGATACCACCTTGAGAGATGGAGAACAATCTCCGGGTGCTAGTTTAAATGCAGAAGAAAAATTAAATATTGCTCGTGCTTTAGCTAAATTAGGGGTGGATGTCATTGAAGCTGGTTTCCCCCATGCCAGTGTAGGAGATTTTGAAGCAGTTAACAAAATTGCCCAGTTAGTGGGTACGGAAAATGGACCGATTATTTGTGGTCTAGCGCGCGCCACCAAGGCAGATATTAAAAGTGCTGGAGAGGCATTACAACCAGCTTTTAAACGCCGTATTCATACGTTTCTCGCCACTTCTGATATTCATTTACAGTATAAGTTAAAGAAAACCCGTGAAGAAGTATTGGCAATCGTGCCAGAAATGGTAGCCTATGCTAAAACCTTTACCGATGATGTGGAATTTTCCCCCGAAGATGCCGGTAGAAGTGATCCAGAATTTTTGTATCAAGTGCTAGAAGTGGCAATACGGGCGGGCGCTACTACGGTGAATATTCCTGATACCGTTGGTTATACCACCCCTAGCGAATACGGCGCCCTCATCAAAGGTATTAAAGAAAATGTGCCGAATATTGACCAAGCCATTATTTCCGTTCATGGTCATAATGATTTAGGGTTGGCTGTTGCCAACTTCCTCGAAGCAGTGAAAAACGGCGCGCGCCAGTTAGAATGTACTATTAATGGTATCGGTGAAAGGGCTGGAAATGCTGCCTTAGAAGAATTAGTTATGGCACTTCATGTGCGCCGTCAATACTATAATCCGTTTTTGGGCAGAGAGGTGGAATCAACAGCGCCCCTCACCAATATTGACACCAAACAAATTTATAAAACATCCCGTTTGGTTTCCAATCTCACGGGGATGATGGTACAACCTAATAAAGCGGTGGTGGGCGCTAATGCTTTTTCTCACGAGTCTGGCATTCATCAAGATGGAGTCTTGAAAAATCGTCTCACCTATGAAATCATGGACGCTGAATCCATCGGTTTAACTACCAATCAAATTGTTTTGGGTAAACTGTCGGGGCGTAATGCTTTCCGTAGTCGTCTGCAAGAATTGGGTTTTGATTTATCAGAAAATGACCTTAATAAAGCCTTTTTGCGCTTTAAAGAAGTTGCGGACAAAAAACGAGAAATCACCGATTGGGATTTGGAAGCCATCGTTAACGATGAAATTCAACAACCGCCCGAACTTTTCCGCCTTGAGTTAGTACAAGTGTCCTGTGGTGATCATTCAGCGCCCACCGCCACAGTGACATTACGCACCCCTGACGGCAAGGAATTAAGTGATGCTTCCATCGGTACAGGTCCAGTAGATGCGGTGTATAAAGCCATTAATCGAGTGGTAAATATTCCCAATGAGTTAACAGAATATTCCGTTAAATCCGTTACGGCTGGAATTGATGCCATGGGAGAAGTTACTATTCGTTTAAAGCACGAAGGGCGCACCTATTCTGGTTATGCTGCCAATACTGATGTGATTGTGGCTTCGGCGCGCGCCTACATCAGCGCCCTTAACCGTTTATACGCCACTTTGCAAAGTAAAAA
- a CDS encoding PEP-CTERM sorting domain-containing protein, whose amino-acid sequence MKNLANATSYKYKGFGVFTTLLTLGSVLGMMGVAEGAVFNATFNSTVFQNDGVDGGFGVGDTFLATVALDNGGSSVESQTWQVSEVLSITFNFGNGAHVTTFDNTIDSGGGNFATDSSGVLTSVPNWGNFNASDDVISTNSSQTPSQWVLNGGNSIYFTESFANSVAINNEENTIVASSWNIAPSVTTPEPSLMLGLIGFGAVLLSGKGKPKK is encoded by the coding sequence ATGAAAAATTTAGCGAATGCTACCTCCTACAAATATAAGGGTTTCGGGGTTTTTACTACTCTTTTAACTTTGGGTAGTGTTTTGGGGATGATGGGTGTGGCGGAGGGCGCTGTTTTTAATGCTACCTTTAATTCTACAGTTTTCCAAAATGATGGAGTTGATGGTGGTTTTGGTGTCGGGGATACATTCCTCGCCACGGTTGCCCTTGATAATGGTGGTAGTAGTGTTGAAAGTCAAACTTGGCAAGTTAGTGAGGTTCTCAGTATTACCTTTAATTTTGGCAATGGCGCCCATGTTACTACATTCGATAATACTATCGACTCCGGAGGTGGAAACTTTGCGACCGATAGTTCAGGGGTGCTAACTTCCGTTCCTAATTGGGGAAATTTCAATGCTAGTGACGATGTTATCTCTACTAACTCAAGCCAAACGCCCAGCCAGTGGGTTTTAAATGGTGGCAATAGTATTTATTTCACCGAAAGTTTTGCTAACTCAGTGGCTATTAATAACGAAGAGAATACTATTGTTGCGAGTAGTTGGAATATTGCGCCCTCCGTCACAACCCCAGAACCTAGTTTAATGTTAGGTTTAATTGGATTCGGTGCAGTGTTATTGAGTGGTAAGGGTAAGCCTAAAAAGTAA
- a CDS encoding BrnT family toxin, which produces MKKFNWNEDKNNLLIKSRNISFAEVIRAIKEGDLLDIIEHYHQEKYCQQNIFIIKFKKYVYLVPFVESDKEIFLKTIIPSRKMTKKYLRGKVNE; this is translated from the coding sequence GTGAAAAAATTTAATTGGAATGAAGACAAAAATAATTTGTTAATAAAAAGCAGAAATATCAGTTTTGCTGAAGTTATTAGAGCCATTAAAGAAGGAGATTTATTAGATATAATTGAACACTATCATCAAGAAAAGTATTGTCAGCAAAATATTTTTATTATAAAATTTAAAAAATATGTGTATTTAGTTCCTTTTGTTGAGAGTGATAAGGAGATATTTTTAAAAACAATTATCCCAAGTCGCAAAATGACTAAGAAATATTTAAGAGGTAAGGTTAATGAGTAA
- a CDS encoding antitoxin — MSNLNQEEKELLMSVENEEWQSIKSLENAKNIYQSYAEKFLEKESSINVILSREDEEKLSDLATQLGKSTASLTGEILHKYLQGLLIEKTA, encoded by the coding sequence ATGAGTAACTTAAATCAAGAAGAGAAAGAGCTTTTAATGAGTGTGGAAAATGAAGAATGGCAAAGCATAAAAAGCCTTGAGAACGCTAAAAATATTTATCAAAGTTATGCTGAAAAATTTTTAGAAAAAGAAAGCTCAATCAATGTAATTTTATCAAGGGAAGATGAGGAAAAATTGTCTGATTTAGCCACTCAATTAGGTAAATCAACTGCTAGTTTAACAGGGGAAATTTTACATAAATATTTACAAGGGTTATTGATAGAAAAAACAGCTTAA
- a CDS encoding trigger factor, with product MKITQEKLPASQIGLEIEIPADTAKTTYEKVVSQIAKNTNIPGFRPGKAPRPILLQRLGHDRIKAAVLEELIQDSLKTALEQESINSLGNYRLISEFEELIKNYQPNGGFTFKAAVDVPPEVELGQYQGFELQAEEIVYDSKQVDDVIEEQRQRRATLVPVEGRPSQQGDIAIVDFEGRKPAENEGEEGELIEGTSAQEFEVALDEGKFIPGFIEGIVGMNIGDEKKLDLTFPEDYPQKDLAGQPVVFSVTLQDLKEKELPELDDDFAKEVSEFETMAELRESLEKQYREKAENDTKVNIHGAIVEELLKHTTIDLPETMLEEEVQNLLMQTAREIERMGVDPNKFFSRDMVGKMRETAKPEASKNLHTNLIIAEIAQRESITLSDEEINAKKEEVTKDMDSTQIDPVKLDKFVRNDLLMEKTLTWLQEKNQVNLVPEGSLNPPESEDEEEVLEDSMTSEENQEG from the coding sequence ATGAAAATTACACAGGAAAAACTTCCTGCTAGTCAAATCGGTTTAGAAATCGAAATTCCAGCAGACACAGCTAAAACCACTTATGAGAAAGTAGTTAGTCAAATTGCCAAAAATACCAATATACCCGGATTTAGACCGGGTAAAGCACCTCGACCCATTTTATTGCAAAGGTTAGGACATGATAGAATTAAAGCTGCCGTATTAGAAGAATTAATCCAAGATAGCTTAAAAACTGCCCTCGAACAAGAATCCATCAACTCTTTAGGTAATTATCGTTTAATTTCTGAATTTGAGGAACTAATTAAAAATTATCAACCTAATGGTGGTTTTACTTTCAAAGCAGCCGTTGATGTGCCTCCAGAAGTAGAATTAGGACAATATCAAGGTTTTGAGCTACAAGCGGAAGAAATCGTCTATGATTCTAAGCAAGTGGATGATGTCATCGAAGAGCAACGTCAACGTCGTGCCACTTTAGTACCGGTTGAAGGGCGCCCGTCACAACAAGGAGATATTGCTATTGTTGATTTTGAAGGACGTAAACCAGCAGAAAATGAAGGAGAAGAGGGAGAATTAATCGAAGGCACAAGCGCTCAAGAATTTGAAGTAGCATTAGATGAGGGTAAATTTATCCCCGGTTTTATAGAAGGTATCGTCGGCATGAATATTGGTGATGAGAAAAAACTAGACCTTACCTTCCCTGAAGATTATCCTCAAAAAGATTTAGCTGGTCAACCTGTGGTTTTTTCTGTTACTCTTCAAGACTTGAAAGAAAAAGAGTTACCAGAATTAGATGATGATTTTGCTAAAGAAGTTAGCGAATTTGAAACTATGGCAGAATTACGGGAATCTTTAGAAAAGCAGTACCGAGAAAAAGCGGAGAATGATACTAAAGTTAATATTCATGGTGCTATTGTTGAGGAATTATTAAAACATACCACTATTGACTTACCTGAAACCATGCTAGAGGAAGAAGTCCAAAACCTCTTAATGCAAACTGCCAGAGAAATTGAACGCATGGGAGTTGATCCTAATAAATTTTTTAGCAGAGATATGGTAGGTAAAATGAGAGAAACCGCTAAACCTGAAGCGAGTAAGAACCTACATACTAACTTAATCATTGCTGAAATTGCCCAGCGTGAATCCATTACTTTAAGTGATGAAGAAATTAACGCCAAAAAAGAAGAAGTTACTAAGGATATGGATTCAACTCAAATTGATCCTGTTAAATTAGATAAATTTGTGCGCAATGATTTATTGATGGAAAAAACATTGACTTGGTTACAGGAAAAAAATCAAGTAAATTTAGTGCCAGAAGGTTCTTTAAATCCTCCTGAATCCGAAGATGAGGAAGAAGTTTTAGAAGATTCTATGACTTCAGAAGAAAACCAAGAAGGTTAA
- a CDS encoding folate/biopterin family MFS transporter — MFINISSSTKIKKFIEDKLLFGNELTPELGAILTVYFVQGILGLARLAVSFFLKDELMLSPAQVSALMGVAAIPWITKPLIGFLSDSKPLFAYRRRSYLVLSGVLGALAWVALATIVNSVWGVTIAILITSLSVAMSDVIVDSVVVERARNESLEKSGSLQSVTWGCSAVGGLITAYFSGLLLEFFSARQIFLITACFPLLVIAVAWFIIDQPVTENDQKTPILAQTKQLWQTLTKKSILAPVIFVALWQSTPSADSAFFFFTTNELGFNAEFLGRVRLITSLASLIGIFCYQKWLKQISFRVMLGWCVVISSLLGLTSLILVNHWNRSLGISDHWFSLGDSLVLTVMGQIAFMPVLVLSARLCPEGIEASFFALLMSIWNLGGLLSHEGGALLTSWLGVTETDFTNLWLLLLITNLSSLLPLFLIKLLPNTDPQEESKTYNFPVSEVYEHHSPGGNAVNDMMPDVVIDFIKTTSSKK; from the coding sequence ATGTTTATTAATATTTCCTCATCAACCAAAATCAAGAAATTTATCGAAGATAAATTACTCTTTGGCAATGAATTAACTCCCGAATTGGGCGCAATTTTAACCGTATATTTTGTACAAGGAATCCTTGGTTTAGCTAGGTTAGCCGTCAGTTTTTTCCTCAAAGATGAGTTGATGTTATCCCCAGCGCAAGTCTCCGCTTTAATGGGCGTGGCGGCTATTCCTTGGATAACTAAACCCCTCATTGGTTTTCTCAGTGACAGTAAACCTCTATTTGCCTATCGTCGTCGCAGTTATTTAGTGCTGTCGGGGGTGTTGGGGGCGCTGGCTTGGGTTGCTCTCGCTACCATTGTTAACAGCGTCTGGGGGGTTACTATTGCCATTTTAATAACTTCCCTTTCCGTGGCGATGAGTGATGTTATCGTTGATTCTGTGGTGGTGGAGAGGGCGAGAAATGAATCTTTAGAAAAGTCAGGCTCTTTACAATCTGTTACTTGGGGTTGCTCTGCGGTGGGAGGGCTTATCACCGCTTATTTTAGCGGTTTATTGCTGGAATTTTTCAGCGCCCGTCAAATATTCTTAATAACGGCTTGTTTTCCTTTGTTAGTGATAGCGGTAGCATGGTTCATTATTGATCAACCAGTGACAGAAAATGACCAAAAAACGCCCATTCTGGCTCAAACTAAGCAATTATGGCAAACTTTGACCAAAAAATCTATTCTAGCGCCCGTCATCTTTGTTGCTTTATGGCAGAGTACCCCCAGCGCCGATTCTGCTTTTTTCTTTTTTACCACCAATGAATTAGGTTTCAACGCCGAATTTTTAGGGCGTGTGCGTTTAATTACTAGCCTTGCTTCGTTAATCGGCATTTTCTGTTATCAAAAATGGTTAAAACAAATCTCTTTCCGTGTCATGTTGGGGTGGTGCGTAGTAATATCTTCCCTGTTAGGCTTGACTAGCTTAATCCTCGTTAACCATTGGAATCGTAGTTTAGGCATTAGCGATCATTGGTTTAGTCTTGGTGATAGTCTAGTGTTAACGGTGATGGGTCAAATTGCTTTTATGCCTGTTTTAGTTTTATCCGCTAGATTATGCCCAGAAGGTATCGAAGCCAGTTTTTTCGCTCTTTTAATGTCTATTTGGAATCTAGGCGGATTACTTTCTCACGAGGGAGGGGCGCTGTTAACTTCTTGGTTAGGAGTGACAGAAACAGATTTTACTAACCTGTGGTTATTGTTACTAATTACTAATTTATCTAGTCTTTTACCCTTATTTTTGATTAAATTATTACCAAATACTGACCCTCAAGAGGAATCAAAAACCTATAATTTCCCAGTATCAGAAGTATATGAACATCACAGCCCCGGCGGTAATGCCGTTAATGATATGATGCCTGATGTGGTAATAGATTTTATCAAAACCACTTCATCAAAAAAATAA
- a CDS encoding type 2 isopentenyl-diphosphate Delta-isomerase, with protein MKIVSENQNSTQTRKDDHIRICLDEKVQCQQITNGLENYSFTHSALPELDYAEISLSTSFLGQKISAPILISSMTGGTEKAQLINQRLAMTAQKYGLAMGVGSGRVMIEKPEIVATFDVRSIAPDILLWANMGAVQLNYGYTAQECQKLVDYLGADGLILHLNPLQECIQTQGDTNFKDLLSKIGAVCEGLSVPVVIKEVGNGISALLAMQLIKVGVSAIDVAGAGGTSWAMVESERADNQLQRELGKTFANWGIPTAQCVAEIASLYPDIPLIASGGIRNGLEVAKLGALGADLVGLAYPFLRDALAGGRALDDLVELLTAEIKTVLFCTGCQSFSELHTKNVLVKL; from the coding sequence TTGAAAATTGTGAGTGAAAACCAAAATAGTACCCAAACTCGTAAGGACGACCATATCCGTATTTGTCTCGATGAAAAGGTACAATGTCAGCAAATAACTAACGGTTTGGAAAATTATAGTTTCACTCATAGCGCCCTCCCCGAATTAGATTACGCAGAAATCAGTTTAAGCACCAGCTTTTTAGGTCAAAAAATCAGCGCCCCTATCCTTATCTCCTCCATGACGGGAGGTACAGAAAAAGCACAATTAATTAATCAACGCCTTGCTATGACGGCGCAAAAATACGGTTTAGCCATGGGAGTTGGTTCGGGTAGGGTGATGATCGAAAAGCCCGAAATCGTTGCTACCTTTGACGTGCGCTCTATTGCCCCCGATATTTTATTATGGGCAAATATGGGCGCTGTACAGTTAAATTATGGTTATACTGCCCAAGAATGTCAAAAATTAGTAGATTATTTGGGCGCTGATGGTTTGATCTTACATCTTAACCCTTTACAGGAGTGTATTCAAACGCAGGGAGATACCAATTTTAAGGATTTATTGAGCAAAATTGGCGCAGTGTGTGAGGGTTTGTCTGTGCCAGTAGTAATCAAGGAAGTTGGTAATGGTATTAGCGCCCTTCTCGCTATGCAATTAATTAAGGTGGGGGTTAGTGCCATTGATGTGGCGGGCGCTGGTGGCACTTCTTGGGCCATGGTGGAAAGTGAAAGGGCAGATAATCAGTTACAACGGGAATTAGGCAAAACCTTTGCTAATTGGGGTATCCCTACGGCGCAATGTGTGGCGGAGATTGCTTCTCTCTATCCCGATATTCCTCTCATCGCTTCCGGAGGCATTCGCAACGGCTTGGAAGTGGCAAAATTAGGGGCGCTGGGTGCTGATTTGGTGGGTTTGGCTTATCCTTTTTTACGAGATGCTTTGGCGGGGGGGAGGGCGCTGGATGATTTAGTAGAGTTACTAACTGCAGAAATTAAAACCGTGCTTTTTTGCACTGGTTGTCAATCTTTTTCCGAATTACACACTAAAAATGTTTTAGTTAAGCTCTAG
- the cysE gene encoding serine O-acetyltransferase has product MLSSIISDFKIIFDRDPAARNWLEVVFCYPGLQALVLHRFSHWLHHLGIPLLPRLLSHFGRFFTGIEIHPGATIGEGVFIDHGMGVVIGETAIIGNYCLIYQGVTLGGTGKETGKRHPTLGENVVVGAGAKVLGNLLIGNDVRIGAGSVVLKDVPSECTVVGIPGRIVYRSGVKVNPLEHGNLPDSEATVIRSLIDRIESLEAEVKFLKQEKLINYK; this is encoded by the coding sequence GTGTTATCTTCTATAATTTCCGATTTTAAGATTATTTTTGACCGTGACCCTGCCGCCCGTAATTGGTTAGAGGTAGTATTCTGTTATCCGGGGTTACAGGCGCTGGTGTTACATCGTTTTTCCCATTGGCTTCATCATCTCGGCATACCACTTCTACCCCGTTTATTATCTCATTTCGGGCGCTTCTTTACAGGCATCGAAATTCATCCGGGCGCTACCATTGGGGAAGGGGTATTTATCGATCATGGTATGGGGGTAGTCATTGGTGAAACTGCTATTATTGGAAATTATTGCCTAATTTATCAGGGTGTAACCTTAGGTGGCACGGGCAAGGAGACTGGAAAACGTCACCCTACCCTCGGTGAAAATGTGGTGGTGGGCGCTGGGGCAAAAGTATTGGGTAATCTATTAATCGGTAATGATGTGCGTATCGGTGCAGGTTCGGTAGTATTAAAAGATGTTCCCTCAGAATGTACTGTGGTTGGTATTCCGGGGCGCATTGTTTATCGTTCTGGAGTTAAGGTTAATCCCCTTGAACATGGTAACTTACCTGATTCGGAAGCGACGGTAATCCGTAGTTTAATTGATCGTATTGAGTCTCTGGAAGCGGAAGTTAAATTTCTCAAGCAAGAAAAATTAATCAATTACAAATAA
- the purL gene encoding phosphoribosylformylglycinamidine synthase subunit PurL, with protein MSAPFTPAEIASEGIKPAEYEEIVQRLGRHPNRAELGMFGVMWSEHCCYKNSKPLLSQFPTTGERILVGPGENAGVVDFGNGLRVAFKIESHNHPSAIEPFQGAATGVGGILRDIFTMGARPIAILNSLRFGNLDNPHTKRIFKGVVEGISHYGNCVGVPTVGGEVYFNPAYKGNPLVNAMAIGLMETDDIVKAGASGVGNPVLYVGSTTGRDGMGGASFASAELTDQSMDDRPAVQVGDPFLEKSLIEACLEAFKTGAVVAAQDMGAAGITCSTSEMAAKGNLGIELDLDKIPARETGMIPYEYLLSESQERMLFVAQKGREQELINIFERWGLHAVVAGKVIEEQIVRIFHQGKVAAEVPCTALAENTPVYHHELLTEAPSYAQTAWGWNEDLLPPCEADGVKGQKWGEILLTLLDQPNIASKRWIYRQYDHQVQNNTVMLPGGADASVIRVRPVNGKPELATTGIGATTDCNPRYVYLEPHLGASLAVAEAARNLSCVGALPIAVTDNLNFGSPEKPIGYWQLHHACAGISEACREFNTPVTGGNVSLYNETVDSEGNPQPIYPTPVIGMVGLIPDLTKIVGQGWQNEGDLIYLLGAFKPTLGASEYLATIHDTIAGKPPSLDYALEKAVQSVCRQGITDGLIHSAHDCAEGGLSVALAECCISGVKGATVSLPHGEGRLDALLYGECASLIIVSVSPDKQTDFESLLQSQLGDKWQKVGTVTGDNLEINYQEQNLIHVSITDMTKTWGNAIERRL; from the coding sequence ATGTCAGCGCCCTTCACCCCAGCCGAAATCGCCTCAGAAGGCATCAAACCAGCAGAATATGAAGAAATTGTCCAACGCCTTGGCAGACATCCCAACCGTGCTGAATTAGGGATGTTTGGGGTGATGTGGTCTGAACATTGTTGTTATAAAAACTCGAAACCTCTATTATCGCAATTTCCTACCACAGGCGAAAGAATTTTAGTAGGACCGGGGGAAAACGCTGGAGTCGTGGACTTTGGCAACGGTTTAAGGGTGGCTTTTAAAATTGAATCCCATAACCATCCCAGTGCCATCGAACCGTTTCAAGGCGCAGCCACAGGAGTAGGCGGTATCCTCAGAGATATTTTTACCATGGGCGCGCGCCCCATCGCTATCCTCAATTCTCTCAGATTTGGTAATTTAGATAATCCTCACACCAAACGCATTTTTAAAGGAGTGGTGGAGGGTATAAGTCATTACGGGAATTGCGTGGGCGTACCAACCGTAGGGGGTGAAGTATATTTTAACCCTGCTTACAAAGGCAATCCCCTAGTTAACGCCATGGCTATCGGTTTGATGGAAACTGATGACATCGTTAAAGCCGGAGCTTCGGGAGTTGGTAATCCTGTTCTTTATGTCGGTTCGACTACTGGAAGGGATGGTATGGGGGGCGCTAGTTTTGCCAGCGCAGAGTTAACAGATCAATCTATGGATGATCGCCCGGCGGTGCAAGTAGGCGATCCTTTTCTGGAAAAATCCCTCATTGAAGCCTGTTTAGAAGCCTTTAAGACTGGGGCAGTCGTAGCCGCGCAGGATATGGGGGCAGCTGGGATCACTTGTTCTACTTCGGAAATGGCAGCCAAAGGTAATTTGGGTATTGAGTTAGATTTAGATAAAATTCCAGCACGGGAAACTGGCATGATTCCCTATGAATATCTCCTCTCGGAATCTCAAGAGAGAATGTTATTTGTAGCTCAAAAAGGGCGCGAACAAGAATTAATCAATATTTTCGAGCGCTGGGGGCTTCATGCCGTGGTAGCTGGTAAGGTAATAGAAGAACAAATTGTGCGCATTTTCCATCAAGGTAAGGTGGCGGCGGAAGTGCCTTGCACTGCTTTAGCGGAAAACACCCCCGTTTATCACCATGAATTATTAACAGAAGCGCCCTCCTACGCTCAAACAGCGTGGGGCTGGAATGAGGACTTATTGCCCCCCTGTGAAGCGGACGGCGTTAAAGGTCAAAAATGGGGTGAAATTCTTTTAACCCTATTAGATCAGCCTAATATTGCTTCTAAACGGTGGATTTATCGGCAATATGATCATCAAGTCCAAAATAATACAGTAATGTTGCCGGGGGGCGCTGATGCCTCGGTAATCAGAGTGCGCCCTGTGAATGGTAAACCAGAATTGGCAACCACTGGTATTGGCGCAACTACGGATTGTAACCCCCGTTATGTGTATTTAGAGCCTCATTTAGGGGCATCTTTAGCGGTGGCAGAGGCAGCTCGTAATTTAAGTTGTGTGGGTGCCCTCCCCATTGCAGTGACGGATAATCTTAATTTTGGTAGCCCTGAGAAGCCTATCGGTTACTGGCAGTTACATCATGCTTGTGCGGGAATTTCCGAAGCCTGTCGTGAGTTTAACACCCCTGTTACTGGTGGTAATGTGTCTTTATATAATGAAACGGTGGATAGTGAAGGTAATCCTCAACCCATTTATCCGACTCCTGTCATCGGCATGGTGGGTTTAATTCCTGATCTTACTAAAATTGTTGGGCAGGGTTGGCAAAATGAAGGGGATTTAATTTATCTTTTGGGTGCTTTTAAGCCTACTTTGGGCGCTTCGGAATATCTCGCTACTATTCACGACACCATCGCTGGAAAGCCTCCTAGTCTTGATTATGCTTTGGAAAAAGCGGTACAAAGTGTTTGTCGTCAAGGTATTACCGATGGTTTAATCCATAGCGCCCATGATTGTGCGGAAGGTGGTTTATCTGTGGCCTTAGCTGAATGTTGTATCAGTGGGGTGAAGGGCGCTACTGTTTCTCTGCCTCATGGTGAAGGGCGCTTGGATGCTTTATTATATGGGGAGTGCGCCAGTTTAATTATTGTTTCTGTTTCTCCTGATAAACAAACAGATTTCGAGTCATTGTTACAATCTCAATTAGGGGATAAATGGCAAAAAGTCGGCACTGTTACAGGTGATAACCTAGAGATTAATTATCAAGAGCAAAATTTAATTCATGTATCTATTACCGACATGACAAAGACTTGGGGTAATGCTATTGAAAGACGATTGTAA